A window from Sphingobacterium hotanense encodes these proteins:
- a CDS encoding Lrp/AsnC family transcriptional regulator has translation MDLDQTDMKLLKLLQEDATLSNKELSLKLHKSIAAIHERVKKLKSAGYIKKTVAILDRHKIGIGLISFSQVFLKAHTFEVLGEFEKEVSKFPEVMECYQMAGSYDFMLRIATKDMEAYHQFLRHKLAVLPHVNTVQTYFVLSETKSETAYHF, from the coding sequence ATGGATTTAGACCAAACAGATATGAAGCTGCTCAAGCTTCTACAGGAAGATGCAACATTAAGCAATAAAGAGTTATCATTGAAGCTGCATAAATCAATCGCAGCAATACACGAACGCGTAAAAAAGCTTAAATCAGCGGGTTACATCAAAAAAACAGTAGCCATTCTGGATCGACATAAAATCGGAATCGGACTCATCTCCTTCTCTCAGGTATTCTTGAAGGCGCATACCTTTGAAGTTTTAGGCGAATTTGAAAAAGAAGTCTCCAAGTTCCCGGAGGTCATGGAATGTTACCAAATGGCTGGCTCCTATGACTTTATGCTGCGAATTGCAACCAAAGACATGGAAGCCTACCATCAGTTCCTGCGACATAAACTCGCCGTATTACCACATGTCAATACCGTACAGACCTACTTCGTATTGTCCGAAACAAAAAGCGAAACGGCCTATCACTTTTAA
- a CDS encoding TlpA family protein disulfide reductase produces the protein MKKTWLPAFLGLAVLGLTACGNSIEKKADTQDTAVVNNDTAQQTVQTTNHNISFLDDKGNAVDLNSLEGKVVFINFWATWCPPCIEELPSINNLRKNFKDNEDVVFLMVDVDSEIEQSTAFMKDNQYDLPVFIPNSEIPSDFLAGAIPTTVILDKQGNMVDRMEGGRDYDTPEMKDKLSSLAKQ, from the coding sequence ATGAAAAAAACATGGCTACCTGCTTTCCTAGGATTAGCAGTATTAGGACTTACAGCTTGCGGAAATAGCATCGAGAAGAAAGCAGACACGCAGGATACAGCTGTTGTAAACAACGACACAGCGCAGCAAACAGTTCAAACAACGAACCATAATATTTCCTTTCTTGACGATAAAGGAAATGCAGTTGATCTGAACTCATTAGAAGGGAAAGTGGTCTTCATCAATTTTTGGGCAACATGGTGTCCTCCATGTATCGAGGAGTTACCTTCAATCAACAATTTGCGCAAGAACTTCAAGGATAACGAAGATGTCGTTTTCTTGATGGTTGATGTAGACTCCGAGATTGAGCAGTCTACAGCTTTTATGAAAGATAATCAATATGACCTGCCGGTCTTTATTCCAAATAGCGAGATTCCTTCGGATTTCCTTGCAGGCGCTATTCCTACAACAGTAATCCTCGATAAACAGGGTAATATGGTCGATCGGATGGAAGGCGGTCGTGACTATGATACGCCGGAGATGAAAGATAAGTTGAGCAGCTTAGCGAAGCAGTAG
- a CDS encoding efflux RND transporter permease subunit, with protein MSLIRFALRKPIAIMVAVMAIAFFSYTTIKKINVDIFPEVELPAIYIAMPYGGLSPAYMDGFMSNEFQKVLLFVSGVKNIDFKSIQGLSLMKLTFYPGTNMAQAAGEVSTSVSRAMGFLPAGAVPPMVVRFDGSSLPVGQLVFESEQRSVNEIQTLVITKVRPMFVEIPGITAPAPFGGNIRSIVVNIDPEAMQANGLSPEEITLAISKNSLPSPAGNIRIGDENLMAPINSIAKGAEEFLNTPIKTGENRTIYVRDVARVEDGADQTVGYALVNGKRSVYLPIIKKADASTLTAVENLKSSLGKIKDQLPEDVEVRYEFDQSKYIERALTNLIHEGILGAIFTGLMILLFLGDSRGALIVVLTIPIAILTAVMVLYLFGQTINIMTLSGLALSIGILVDEATVTIENIHQHMEQGKAKPRAIVDALLEISIPKLLILLCILAVLTPAFIMTGIPKDMFMPLSMAVAFAMIASFIASQTFVPILANWMMKTKKHDRQQGKRKRKLFERFNLRYSSRMRRWSGRALPLFLVYLLLAGGLSALLLTQVGMDVMPVSNSGDFQLRIQAPQGSRLEKTQALVQGVTEEIKAQLPEDAVNLTSAYVGLQPPGNPINPIFLFTNASHEAVLQVSVNQGVYKGSIEALKERIRIALAAKFPDAQFNYEPMELTEKIMGQGAMTPIEVKVGANQVKAAYAHAAKIERELKEVPYLRDIRIAEPINYPTLEIEVNRDLAGQYGLTIQDITKSLVTATSSTRFTDKNLWVDPRSGLVFQVQVQIPEALMSSEEALRAMPLTKGSLRPVLEDVATVKRVTAPAQVNRKGPNRYVTLIANIYDKDLGTASRAVKQAIADAGDAPRGTSVWTEGTLQLLDDTLDSLLAGLGLAIIAIFLMLSAYYQSFKVPLIILSVLPAVISGALLVLFLTGSTLNLQSYMGIIMSLGVSVSNAVLLINQAEYYRKQVGLSPANAARMAASSRLRPVLMTAAAMLAGMLPMAIGIGDGAEQIAPLGRAVIGGLIASTFSILLLLPHFFSALLAKSSTMDPSLDPDDTASPYFQKQIHS; from the coding sequence ATGAGTTTAATTAGATTTGCCTTAAGAAAGCCTATCGCCATCATGGTTGCGGTAATGGCTATTGCCTTTTTTTCTTACACGACGATCAAGAAGATCAATGTAGATATCTTTCCGGAGGTGGAGCTTCCGGCGATTTACATAGCGATGCCCTATGGAGGTTTGTCGCCCGCTTATATGGACGGCTTTATGTCCAATGAGTTTCAAAAAGTACTTCTCTTTGTTTCCGGGGTTAAGAATATAGATTTTAAGAGTATACAGGGTCTATCATTGATGAAGCTGACCTTCTATCCAGGTACGAATATGGCGCAAGCGGCGGGGGAAGTTTCGACCTCGGTATCCCGGGCGATGGGATTCCTGCCGGCGGGCGCTGTGCCACCGATGGTCGTTCGTTTTGACGGGAGTTCGCTGCCGGTCGGGCAACTGGTTTTTGAAAGTGAGCAGCGCTCGGTGAATGAGATTCAGACGTTGGTAATCACCAAGGTACGGCCAATGTTCGTCGAGATCCCGGGGATTACAGCACCAGCACCCTTTGGTGGGAACATTCGTTCGATTGTGGTCAACATCGACCCGGAAGCGATGCAGGCCAATGGTCTGAGCCCGGAGGAGATTACGCTAGCGATTAGCAAGAACAGCTTACCCTCCCCGGCGGGCAATATTCGCATCGGCGATGAGAATCTGATGGCACCGATTAATTCGATTGCCAAGGGTGCCGAGGAGTTCTTAAATACGCCGATTAAAACAGGCGAGAACCGTACGATTTATGTTCGGGATGTTGCTCGCGTAGAGGATGGAGCCGACCAGACGGTGGGTTATGCTTTAGTGAATGGGAAGCGCTCGGTTTATCTGCCGATTATAAAGAAGGCCGATGCATCTACACTGACTGCTGTGGAAAATTTAAAGTCTTCCCTAGGAAAAATCAAAGATCAGTTGCCTGAAGACGTGGAGGTTCGGTATGAGTTTGACCAGTCGAAATATATCGAGCGGGCGCTGACTAATCTGATCCACGAGGGCATACTGGGCGCTATATTTACAGGCTTGATGATCCTCTTATTCCTTGGGGATTCGCGTGGCGCTTTGATTGTCGTATTGACTATTCCTATCGCGATATTAACCGCGGTCATGGTCTTGTATCTGTTTGGGCAGACCATCAATATCATGACTTTAAGTGGACTAGCCTTGTCGATCGGTATTCTCGTGGATGAAGCGACGGTTACCATTGAGAATATACATCAGCATATGGAGCAAGGGAAAGCAAAGCCACGTGCAATTGTCGATGCGCTATTGGAAATATCTATTCCTAAGCTATTGATTTTGCTGTGTATCCTGGCGGTATTGACGCCGGCATTTATTATGACCGGTATTCCAAAGGATATGTTCATGCCTTTGTCTATGGCCGTTGCCTTTGCGATGATTGCTTCTTTTATTGCCTCACAGACCTTTGTGCCGATTTTGGCGAATTGGATGATGAAGACGAAGAAGCATGATAGGCAACAAGGGAAGCGGAAGCGGAAGCTGTTCGAGCGCTTCAACCTTCGTTATTCATCGCGGATGCGTCGTTGGTCGGGTCGGGCATTGCCATTGTTCTTGGTTTACCTGCTGCTTGCTGGCGGCCTATCGGCTTTATTGCTTACGCAGGTAGGGATGGATGTGATGCCGGTTTCGAACTCTGGCGATTTCCAACTGCGGATCCAGGCGCCCCAAGGTAGCCGATTGGAGAAGACGCAGGCGCTAGTACAGGGGGTGACCGAGGAAATAAAAGCGCAGTTGCCCGAGGACGCCGTCAACCTGACTTCGGCCTATGTGGGTCTGCAACCTCCGGGCAATCCAATCAACCCGATTTTTCTTTTTACCAATGCTTCGCATGAGGCTGTTCTGCAGGTTTCCGTCAATCAGGGAGTCTATAAAGGGTCGATTGAAGCACTCAAGGAACGTATTCGAATTGCTTTAGCAGCTAAATTTCCAGACGCGCAATTCAATTATGAGCCGATGGAATTGACGGAAAAGATTATGGGGCAAGGCGCAATGACGCCAATCGAGGTGAAAGTAGGTGCTAATCAGGTGAAGGCGGCATATGCGCATGCGGCGAAGATCGAGCGGGAGCTGAAGGAAGTACCTTATTTACGGGATATCCGCATTGCGGAACCTATTAATTATCCGACTTTGGAGATCGAAGTCAACCGGGATTTAGCGGGGCAGTATGGACTGACGATACAGGATATTACGAAGAGCTTAGTAACGGCGACTTCGTCGACTCGCTTTACCGATAAGAACTTGTGGGTGGATCCACGTTCGGGTCTGGTGTTTCAGGTGCAGGTGCAGATTCCGGAGGCGCTGATGTCATCGGAGGAGGCCTTGCGTGCGATGCCTTTGACAAAGGGGAGTCTGCGCCCGGTCCTCGAGGATGTTGCGACTGTGAAACGAGTAACAGCGCCTGCGCAGGTCAATAGGAAGGGTCCAAATCGCTATGTGACGCTTATTGCGAACATTTATGATAAAGACTTAGGAACAGCATCTCGAGCGGTGAAGCAGGCTATTGCAGATGCGGGAGATGCTCCTCGTGGAACTTCCGTATGGACGGAAGGAACCTTGCAGCTCTTGGATGATACCTTAGATAGCTTATTGGCAGGATTGGGCTTGGCAATTATTGCGATCTTCCTCATGCTTTCGGCTTATTATCAATCTTTCAAAGTACCGTTGATTATTTTATCGGTACTTCCCGCGGTAATTTCAGGTGCTTTGTTGGTTTTGTTCTTAACCGGAAGCACGCTGAACCTGCAATCTTATATGGGGATTATTATGTCCTTGGGGGTTTCTGTTTCGAATGCAGTGTTGCTGATCAATCAGGCTGAATATTATCGGAAGCAAGTGGGCTTAAGTCCTGCAAATGCAGCACGCATGGCGGCTTCCTCGCGCTTGCGCCCGGTACTGATGACTGCGGCAGCGATGCTTGCCGGTATGTTGCCGATGGCTATCGGAATTGGGGATGGTGCGGAACAGATTGCGCCCTTGGGAAGAGCGGTAATCGGCGGGTTGATTGCTTCGACCTTTAGCATTCTGCTGTTATTGCCCCACTTCTTTAGTGCCTTGCTAGCTAAATCGTCGACCATGGATCCTTCGCTGGATCCTGATGATACCGCGAGCCCTTATTTTCAAAAACAAATACATTCTTAA
- a CDS encoding purple acid phosphatase family protein encodes MKCSFNTNLLHAFKRLGILVLIALFFWLFLFSCKSNKPQNSIKQVIDNFTYAIKEKGNWQQFQNVKQAELIPLFSVQDLKVLSTAYWQFDVNQDVDVFVCRDTAQNEVPFWLIEEGFIRTNAIVENDLVRYEVWQKRFAKGRIGLGINGFDRHRFTYFVALKPVDSDQFLDFKPIFPEQQNLYSMTKGQYIYTDWDELTLTKIPSLLEGAYVIPTFRGRSREAHLIDGFRETLYPSSEQADQVLLSWVDSPLSSQYISWRTHPSVESANIKYWEISTRDTMSLQAGYEYIEDPLLINDLENKRFSANISDLKSGTRYGYRIMVDGRDDFQGEFKTAHPEGGFEFAWFGDIHNDPDWGAKLPVWGSKYPDVKFHLFVGDLVNTGLYRDQWDVLWNAAGPILDRPVFSAPGNHDSQEGLPATLFYNYLKSPKNGTKLVEQTTSYSFVYQNTLFVVLDAVGTGVELQKKWLQETLVQSKEQFKIVAFHFAPYTTEGEYLDIQQHWIPLFEQYGVDLVVNGHFHFYQRFKPKVKGPRYVMSIGTSVKNDKIISDSTRGKWVNRGYLYQHVKIDPERLIMTSLDEHLSIIDQFEIIKKN; translated from the coding sequence ATGAAATGCTCATTTAATACGAATTTACTTCATGCTTTTAAACGTCTTGGCATTCTAGTCTTGATTGCACTCTTCTTTTGGCTGTTTCTTTTTTCCTGTAAATCTAATAAGCCCCAAAATTCCATTAAGCAAGTGATTGACAACTTCACCTATGCGATTAAAGAGAAAGGCAACTGGCAGCAGTTTCAGAATGTCAAACAAGCCGAGCTAATTCCATTATTTTCCGTGCAAGATTTAAAGGTACTGTCTACTGCATATTGGCAGTTTGATGTCAATCAGGATGTCGATGTATTTGTATGCCGTGATACGGCACAAAATGAGGTTCCATTTTGGCTTATTGAGGAGGGCTTTATCAGAACAAACGCGATTGTTGAGAATGATTTAGTCCGATATGAAGTTTGGCAGAAACGGTTTGCAAAAGGGAGAATCGGATTGGGGATAAACGGTTTCGACCGGCATCGTTTTACCTATTTCGTTGCGTTAAAGCCAGTGGATTCGGATCAATTTTTAGATTTTAAGCCAATATTTCCGGAGCAGCAGAATCTGTATTCTATGACGAAGGGACAATACATTTATACCGATTGGGATGAATTGACCCTCACAAAGATTCCTTCGCTACTGGAAGGTGCTTATGTTATTCCGACTTTTCGCGGTAGATCTCGTGAAGCTCATCTGATTGATGGCTTTCGAGAGACATTATATCCCTCTAGCGAGCAGGCGGATCAAGTATTATTGAGCTGGGTGGACTCGCCACTATCGTCGCAATATATCAGCTGGCGAACACATCCTTCCGTTGAAAGTGCAAATATTAAATATTGGGAAATATCGACGAGGGATACTATGTCTTTACAGGCGGGATATGAATATATAGAAGATCCTTTATTGATCAATGATTTGGAAAATAAGCGCTTCTCGGCAAACATCTCAGATTTGAAGTCCGGAACCCGCTATGGGTATAGAATTATGGTCGACGGTCGGGATGATTTTCAGGGGGAGTTCAAGACGGCTCATCCAGAAGGAGGTTTTGAGTTTGCTTGGTTTGGCGATATCCATAATGACCCAGACTGGGGTGCTAAATTGCCGGTTTGGGGCTCGAAATACCCCGACGTGAAGTTCCATTTGTTTGTAGGTGACCTCGTGAATACAGGCCTTTATCGTGATCAATGGGATGTATTATGGAACGCTGCTGGGCCAATTTTAGATCGACCGGTTTTTTCGGCTCCGGGTAACCATGATAGTCAGGAGGGGCTGCCTGCAACATTATTCTACAATTATTTGAAAAGTCCAAAAAATGGGACCAAGCTAGTCGAGCAAACTACTAGTTATTCCTTTGTCTACCAAAATACTCTTTTTGTTGTCTTAGACGCGGTAGGTACTGGGGTTGAATTGCAAAAGAAATGGCTGCAGGAAACGCTTGTGCAAAGTAAAGAGCAATTTAAGATTGTAGCTTTTCATTTCGCGCCTTATACCACCGAGGGGGAATATTTGGATATTCAACAGCACTGGATTCCATTATTTGAACAATACGGTGTCGACCTAGTAGTCAATGGACATTTTCATTTCTATCAACGATTTAAACCAAAAGTGAAAGGCCCAAGATATGTTATGTCTATCGGCACTTCTGTTAAGAACGATAAAATAATTTCCGATTCCACGCGGGGGAAGTGGGTAAATCGGGGATACCTATATCAACACGTAAAGATTGATCCGGAGCGATTGATTATGACATCGCTGGATGAACATCTTTCTATTATTGACCAATTTGAAATCATCAAAAAAAACTAA
- a CDS encoding TlpA family protein disulfide reductase, whose amino-acid sequence MSKSSNRTLLFLKEHGFSIFLGLAVVILLVSPDAKAWAIRQLMKTGVFNAKIEEAAPADKLVHDFSFSDPDGNIVSTNQLRGKVLFINFWASWCPPCRAEFPSIEALYQKFKDHPDVVFIMINQDDDAAAGKSYLDKEGFTFPMHRLHGPLANAIYTGSLPTTLVMDKAGSIRFKHEGFANYGSTKFIAQLEELLNKN is encoded by the coding sequence ATGTCGAAATCTTCGAATAGAACCCTCTTATTCTTAAAGGAGCATGGCTTCAGTATTTTCTTAGGGCTTGCCGTAGTTATACTGTTGGTTTCTCCCGATGCTAAAGCTTGGGCCATTCGTCAGTTGATGAAGACGGGAGTCTTCAATGCGAAGATTGAAGAAGCGGCGCCAGCGGATAAGCTGGTTCATGATTTCTCCTTTTCAGACCCCGACGGAAATATCGTTTCGACGAATCAACTAAGAGGAAAAGTATTATTTATTAATTTTTGGGCTTCTTGGTGTCCTCCTTGTCGGGCAGAGTTTCCGTCGATAGAGGCGCTATATCAGAAGTTTAAGGATCATCCGGATGTCGTTTTCATTATGATCAATCAGGATGATGACGCGGCAGCAGGGAAGTCATACCTTGATAAAGAAGGTTTTACATTTCCTATGCATAGGCTTCATGGTCCCTTAGCGAATGCGATCTATACCGGTTCGCTGCCTACAACTTTAGTTATGGATAAAGCGGGAAGCATTCGTTTTAAACATGAAGGCTTCGCGAATTATGGCTCTACAAAGTTTATTGCGCAGCTGGAGGAATTACTTAATAAGAATTAA
- a CDS encoding protein-disulfide reductase DsbD family protein yields MKYIFHVLLILTLFFAGTVQAQEADSLISLDDVEFSSGADTQVLDTSLTEDVVFTDGQDSVAQDTTAASTVVATAAPEESKSLWGIFIAGLIGGFAAFLMPCIFPMVPLTVSFFTKKSGSKSKAVSQAFLYGLFIIVIYVALGMLITIAFGAEALNALSTNGIFNFLFFLLLVVFAASFFGAFEITLPSSFVNKIDSNSDKSGLIGLFFMSASLAVVSFSCTGPIIGTLLVEAATKGERLGPAVGMFGFSLALAIPFVLFAMFPSLLKSLPKSGGWLNSVKVVLGFLELALAMKFLSNVDLAYNWQLLDREVFLALWIVIFGLMGLYLLGKIKFSHDSDLPYLSVPRTVLTIIVFSFVVYMIPGMWGAPLKSIAAFLPPIGTQDFDLSSATHAAPAASGDASSRKHYTHFHSRATIKGFDPYYDYDEALAAAKAQNKPLMIDFTGWTCVNCRKMEASVWSDPKVRNLINENFILVELYVDEHDLKLPEAEQYVSKETGKKINTVGKKNTDFQITRFQSNSQPLYAIVGADEQLLVPASGANYDIDSYAAYLQSAIDAYKAK; encoded by the coding sequence ATGAAGTATATTTTTCATGTTTTATTAATATTGACGCTTTTCTTCGCAGGAACTGTGCAGGCGCAAGAGGCTGATAGTTTGATCAGCTTAGATGATGTAGAGTTCTCGTCGGGGGCAGATACGCAAGTATTGGATACATCCTTAACTGAAGATGTTGTATTCACCGATGGCCAGGATTCAGTCGCTCAAGACACGACGGCTGCAAGCACTGTTGTTGCTACTGCAGCTCCAGAAGAGTCTAAATCCCTTTGGGGAATCTTTATCGCCGGTCTTATCGGCGGATTCGCTGCATTCCTGATGCCTTGTATCTTCCCGATGGTACCTCTAACGGTATCTTTCTTTACCAAGAAATCCGGCAGCAAGAGCAAAGCGGTATCTCAAGCCTTCTTATATGGCTTGTTCATTATTGTGATCTATGTAGCTTTAGGAATGTTGATCACCATTGCATTCGGTGCGGAGGCGTTGAATGCCCTGTCGACCAATGGTATCTTCAATTTCCTATTCTTCCTTCTATTGGTGGTATTCGCGGCTTCCTTCTTCGGTGCCTTCGAAATCACTCTGCCAAGTTCATTCGTGAACAAGATCGACTCCAACTCGGACAAGAGCGGTTTGATCGGCTTGTTTTTTATGTCGGCTAGTTTAGCCGTGGTTTCTTTCTCTTGTACAGGGCCTATCATCGGTACTTTACTTGTTGAGGCAGCTACCAAAGGCGAGCGCTTAGGCCCGGCCGTAGGGATGTTCGGATTCTCTTTAGCATTGGCTATCCCATTCGTATTGTTCGCAATGTTCCCTTCTTTATTGAAGTCACTGCCGAAATCAGGCGGTTGGTTGAACAGTGTGAAAGTCGTGTTGGGTTTCTTAGAGCTTGCGCTAGCAATGAAATTCCTTTCCAATGTAGACTTAGCTTATAACTGGCAGCTATTAGACCGCGAGGTCTTCTTAGCGCTATGGATCGTGATATTCGGCTTAATGGGACTATACCTATTAGGAAAGATCAAGTTTTCGCATGACAGCGACCTACCTTATCTTTCTGTACCTCGTACGGTCTTGACAATCATTGTATTCTCTTTCGTAGTCTACATGATCCCTGGTATGTGGGGAGCGCCTTTGAAATCTATCGCAGCCTTCCTTCCTCCAATCGGGACGCAAGACTTTGATTTAAGTTCTGCGACGCATGCTGCACCGGCTGCTTCAGGAGACGCGAGCAGCAGAAAGCACTACACACATTTCCACAGCCGTGCGACCATCAAAGGATTCGATCCTTACTATGATTACGATGAAGCATTAGCAGCAGCGAAAGCGCAGAATAAGCCTTTGATGATCGACTTTACAGGTTGGACTTGTGTCAACTGCCGTAAGATGGAAGCTTCGGTATGGTCAGATCCGAAAGTTCGGAACCTGATCAATGAGAACTTTATCTTGGTAGAGCTATATGTGGATGAGCATGACCTGAAATTGCCGGAAGCAGAGCAATATGTTTCCAAAGAAACAGGCAAGAAGATCAATACCGTTGGTAAAAAGAATACCGACTTCCAGATTACCCGCTTCCAGAGCAACTCGCAACCTTTGTATGCGATCGTAGGTGCTGATGAGCAGTTACTCGTTCCGGCAAGCGGTGCAAACTATGATATCGACAGCTATGCAGCCTACCTGCAGAGCGCAATAGACGCTTATAAAGCGAAATAA
- a CDS encoding efflux RND transporter periplasmic adaptor subunit, with the protein MKTAYKYIFKQALAVFAMLALFTACSSEAKDEQATKQKQPVIASYPTAAIQLINPEYQLSIPAELKPYEQVAVYAKVSGFVQRLLVDRGDRVGKGQLLAVLEAPEMNQQHLSDKSTEQKLYNDYLYAQQAYERMKQASATSGAVAAIELDHAKSAMESAKSAYESSKAGSAHSSQLQKYLRITAPFDGIITERNVSVGALAGANVAQPMFMMAQGNKLRLTLALPEKHAASVQEGMKASFQVSSQPGKTFDAVLSRSAGMLNQQDRSLTLEFDVNNADGALQGGDYAQAKLRLQRRSSTFWVPMRSVLQTQMGTFVMTLNNQEIKKVAVKEGIRQDSLVEVFGDLAATDLILLKPSDEIKEGRVQP; encoded by the coding sequence ATGAAAACTGCATATAAATATATATTCAAGCAAGCTTTGGCGGTATTCGCCATGCTTGCACTTTTTACCGCCTGCTCTTCGGAAGCCAAGGACGAGCAAGCGACAAAGCAGAAGCAGCCTGTGATTGCTTCCTATCCGACGGCAGCAATACAGCTGATCAATCCGGAGTATCAGCTATCGATTCCTGCAGAACTCAAGCCTTATGAGCAAGTCGCGGTTTATGCAAAAGTCAGTGGCTTCGTGCAACGCCTGTTGGTGGATCGTGGCGACCGCGTTGGCAAAGGTCAGCTCCTGGCGGTCTTGGAAGCGCCGGAGATGAACCAGCAACATCTTTCGGATAAGTCGACGGAGCAGAAACTTTACAACGATTACCTGTATGCGCAACAGGCCTATGAGCGTATGAAGCAAGCGTCGGCAACCAGCGGTGCCGTGGCAGCGATTGAATTGGACCATGCAAAGAGTGCGATGGAGAGCGCGAAGTCCGCCTATGAATCCTCAAAGGCAGGGTCGGCCCATTCCTCGCAACTCCAGAAATATCTACGTATTACGGCACCATTTGATGGTATTATTACTGAGCGAAATGTATCAGTGGGAGCACTGGCAGGTGCGAATGTTGCTCAGCCCATGTTCATGATGGCGCAGGGGAATAAGCTACGTCTGACCTTGGCACTGCCGGAAAAACATGCGGCATCTGTACAGGAAGGGATGAAGGCTAGCTTTCAGGTGAGCTCCCAACCGGGGAAGACTTTTGATGCGGTGCTTTCGCGTTCAGCAGGTATGCTGAATCAACAGGACCGATCCTTGACTCTGGAGTTCGATGTAAACAATGCCGACGGAGCACTACAGGGCGGAGACTATGCACAGGCAAAGTTGCGACTTCAACGCAGAAGTAGTACCTTTTGGGTGCCAATGAGGAGTGTACTTCAAACGCAAATGGGTACATTTGTAATGACCTTGAACAATCAAGAGATAAAAAAGGTGGCTGTGAAGGAAGGAATCCGTCAAGACAGCTTAGTCGAAGTATTCGGTGATCTGGCAGCGACAGACCTTATTTTGTTGAAACCATCGGACGAAATTAAAGAGGGTAGGGTTCAGCCTTAG
- a CDS encoding PLP-dependent cysteine synthase family protein, with amino-acid sequence MMIEEATVSKCLSPELDSRFKHLWCLVGNTPMLELQYTYQGKPGKIYVKCENYNLTGSIKDRMALYILYKAYADCQIRPTDMIVEATSGNTGIAFSAIGKVLGHTVKIIMPNWLSKERIDIIKSMGADIQLISKEEGGFLGSIKLSEELAAQGGVFLPRQFENLFNAEAHELTTGKEIALQLESQGLVADAFVAGVGTGGTVMGVGKQLKNYNPNVRIHPLEPQESPTLTTGYKVGAHRIQGISDEFIPAIVKLDELDPVICASDGDSIIMAQKLAQQLGLAVGISSGANVIGAIKLKQELGDDAVVVTLLCDDNKKYLTTDLVKEQPVKEGYISTDLDFTGFHPIARLEKPLIGFNK; translated from the coding sequence ATGATGATCGAGGAAGCAACAGTTAGCAAATGTTTATCTCCTGAATTGGATAGTCGCTTTAAACACTTATGGTGTTTAGTAGGTAATACACCGATGTTAGAACTTCAATATACTTACCAAGGTAAGCCAGGGAAGATCTATGTAAAGTGTGAGAACTATAACTTGACGGGAAGTATCAAAGACCGTATGGCCTTATACATTTTGTATAAAGCATATGCTGACTGTCAGATTCGCCCAACGGACATGATTGTTGAGGCGACAAGTGGAAATACAGGGATTGCATTTTCGGCAATCGGAAAAGTTTTAGGACATACTGTAAAAATCATTATGCCAAACTGGCTGAGCAAAGAGCGTATCGACATTATCAAGTCGATGGGCGCGGATATTCAATTGATCAGCAAGGAAGAAGGTGGTTTCTTAGGAAGTATCAAACTCAGTGAGGAATTAGCGGCACAGGGTGGCGTATTCTTGCCACGACAATTTGAGAACCTGTTCAATGCGGAGGCCCATGAACTGACAACCGGTAAAGAGATTGCTTTACAATTAGAATCTCAGGGCTTGGTTGCGGATGCTTTCGTTGCGGGCGTGGGTACCGGCGGTACAGTTATGGGCGTGGGCAAGCAGTTGAAGAACTACAACCCTAACGTACGAATCCATCCATTGGAGCCGCAAGAAAGTCCTACATTAACAACAGGATATAAAGTTGGAGCTCACCGTATTCAAGGTATCTCTGATGAGTTCATTCCTGCTATCGTTAAGTTGGACGAGCTTGATCCTGTAATTTGTGCTTCTGATGGTGATTCGATCATTATGGCGCAAAAATTAGCACAACAATTAGGTTTAGCAGTAGGAATCTCTTCCGGTGCAAACGTAATTGGTGCCATTAAATTAAAACAAGAGTTGGGTGATGACGCTGTTGTAGTGACATTATTATGCGACGATAATAAGAAATATTTAACTACTGATTTAGTTAAGGAGCAACCAGTTAAAGAGGGTTACATCTCTACAGATCTTGATTTTACAGGATTCCATCCGATTGCAAGATTAGAAAAACCATTGATTGGTTTCAATAAATAG